tattcgtaaCTTCTAGCATAGATCATATTTGATAAATGctacaaaaatgttttaataaacatgggtgaaaaattaatatttttaaagtaataaacaatttatcttTTCACCTCTATGCTTGTATCGTAACACAGAATtactacaattatattattaaaatcaacCGAAAGAGAAATGTTAAGGCAATCCATTATTTCCATATAGTGTGATAGCTCCCGAaacgagaaaattaattgttttaaccgaaacaaaaatttatttataactttggaaatattaattcttctatTCATTTCTCGATGTATCTCAACAGTTATGAATACTATTTCCTATCATCCTGTATAATCATTTATGATTGCATACTATTAACATCCGTTATTTCCTACAGTTGCTGATTGCAAAGAGAAGTGGAAGAACATCAGGAATGGATTTGTTCGCAGTTTAAAACCAGCCCAAAGTGGATCAAccacaagaaaaagaaaacgatacTATCTGCACGACATTATGCAGTTTGTGTTACCGTACGTGAAACCGGTGGCTCACATTCAAGATTTTGACAATTTCCCACCCCCTCAAACTATTCTTGCCCCGACTATTCCTTCTCCAAGTATTTCTCCTACAGACATGTATCAAGAAACGAAACAGGAACAAGCGGAAACGGAAGACATAATACAGAACTTATTGTCTCAGACGCAAGACACAACTTTACAGAATTCGCGAAAATGCCAAACAAAGCGAAAAACATTACCAGCTGACATCGATAAatcttttataaattatgtacaGAAGAACCATCCATTTAATGACTCCCTTAGAGATGATCCTCGAAGAATGTTTTTATTAAGCTTATTACCAGATATTGCTAAATTTTCGGATATAGAGATGCGAGAGTTtaaaatgaaagttttaatgttaataaatgaaatttcaacacGGTCTGAACATGAACATTTAACGCCCACGTCGACGAAAtatcttaataatttttcatcttcTCCATCAAGCCATATTCCACCTACTTCTCCACTTACTAATTGTACTTCGATTTCTGATTTGAATTCTACTACGTAATACTAATTATTCAATCcacaaataatttgtttaatttggtGTTCTGCTTATTccatttactattataatacgTTATTATTAcatcatattgttatattttattatcctcATGAACTATTTACATGTACAATCTATTCGAATCTAAAgtaagataatattaataaattattctaattacatttatttaccttaatgttattaaaatccTTTCTtcagtatttaacattttcgcATATTCATGTTGTTTTTGTATGCATGATCCaattagtatatttattaaatttttacatgCACTTTTACATATTCTATAACATGACTGAGACTGGTTATCAGCTGTAGCTAATTCTCTTACAACAGATGTCctacaattaatatttctttcaatatatgGATGTAACCAAAATCTTCTTTGAAATCTTttgtattgaatataataatacgtGATTATTAGATCCTCCTCGTAATTCGACATTCTTATAACTGATAACATTTTCGACAGTAATGTGCTATTTATCAATACAATTACACAGTAATTAATCAATACCGTAAACAAAACACGACAGACCGTTCGTGACAGACAGATGAGTCTCAGTTATTCACAAACTCAATAATTCGAATTCTTAGATTATTATATCTCAGAAAGAATAGAAAACTcttgaacattttaaaaaacaagTAAAATGTGCAGTCTTTACGCAATTCACCTCGTCATTTGTAGTAAAACTTGTTATTATAGTTATTGTAGTCAATAACTTTAGAACACTAACTAAAGTAATTCTTAATAACTGATTTACAATACGATTTGAGTATATCATTACCGACAGTTTTCGAAGTGGCAATTCATTACCATTCAATCGTTTACCATCGTTGAATTCTTCATGATCATTTGACGtcgtaacaaattttatttgtcaaCTATTCTGTTGTTGCCTATAAATTACTGTTTTATCAATAACCAATTTTGATTTAGATCATTTTCTAGCATTATTTGtatgaaaacattaattttcgaaAGACTTAACGTCAAGATTTGACAAAAAGTTGATTTTCTATAATAACAATGAATCTTGTTccttattattagaaaaaaaatattattataaactaaaataaaacaattcaattcaaacgtcattataaaattttgtcatgACTCAGCCAAGACATTATTATAAAtaggaaaatttataaaaaaaggaacagaatatttaaaaaacattaaaaaagtcAAAAATCAGATGAAAACTATTACGTTACTCAAAGTGTAattgtaataatgtaataatgacTAACAATAATCTCTGTGTAGATTGAattattcgttaattaaataataaccaACTTCCATTGATTCGAGGAAGCTGTATCAAATCAGTGGCCGTCGAACCAGCGATTGAACGGGTATCAAAATCGTTCGGAAACATTCTGACAATGATCGTCGTATGATTACTCGCCGTAGATAGCGATGCTAATGACGACGTGTCGATTTGTCGTGCGTTCGAAGGACAGACGAGGATTCACCTGAACAGACTAGGGTTTCCTTTGGAATCGGCGATCGAACCAACTTGTGGTGGTTCTAATGAAAGGCAGGATGCACCCGGGACCGGACGTGATGTTCGCCGCATACAGAAACAGTTCCAGAAACGAAGGAAACACCGTCGCTGGACTACAATGATCGTACCCCTCCATCAAGATTATCGTGACCTAAGTATGGTATGGCGAGAAAACGTCATCGACAAAGTTTTTTACTACCTGACAAACGTTTCTTTAAGGCATTTCTTCCTGCGAAGCTAACTTTCCCCTTctcgcttttaacactaaaactaccagacgagtcaaaatgacccattgctgatttcttcattttgcaataattaaaaagataacaaatgtttctgtgagaaattattaaagaaactgctTTAAcatttagcaatgcgcaaacagaattataaatcaattaaagtctcaatagatatactcttgaagtttctaaagAGGCATTTCAAAAAGTCATTTTAATTAATCGGTAATTCTGATGTTAATCTTATCTATGTACAGTGCAAATTACGTTCTCATGAAAAATTTGATGCCACAGGCTGCTAAACGATATTATGTTCAGTAAAATGCGTTAATAGACTATGGACATAATTGGTAAATTATTTAGTAGAACTTTTCTTAACACATTTGTGACTATTGACCTCAATTGTCTTTTCAAATTCTATCCGTGGTTGTCGCTAATATCAATTATATCTTTTCAAAtgtaactttcaaaatatttgattcatCTGCTCTTTTCCATTTGCGACTTCTTCAATTAAAAGTTGTTTAGTTTAAACAACAGATCGTtataagattaatatttcaaaagtttactaatttttataccTGTTTTAACTTCAGAAATTTGCAATTAGTTTAAGATCTTGTTCATTTTTACCGATAATGACTATTAGTAAAGCGAAAAACTTGCGAATGTGTTAAGTTATCGAGTAAGAAAATGATGAAAGTTTCGTCAACAGAACTTTCTGTTAGACAAGAACTATTACAATCAGACCACTGAACTGTCACTTTGGACAAGGATTCTCATTGGAACTAAAGATTCAGTAAAACGAAACGATCAATACCTGTCAATGGGACTTTCTGTTGCAAACGCAGGTGGGTAGAAAATGAAGTAAATGCACGTCGAGAGTTCATAGACCTATTCAGACTGTTACTCGAGTTACTACATTTTGATTCACGCGTATAGTGTCTCAATGAATCTTGTCGTTCTGTTATATTTCAGTTAGCTTCTGATAACTAAGAAACATTTTAAGATAGGAAAACTATAAATTCGGAAAATTACCAATTTTACACTTTACCTTGTACAATACAACCCCATATTTCATAGACAATTTGAAATAACCAAAAACCTTgacaagttattttatttaaaaaataattgactcaatattctccaataaaaatgaaaacgaagATGCAATACCACAGCACAAGCTTTCCTTATCATATTGAAGCttcatatacaaattaaaattttttatcattttcaatttccataactatttaaaaaatacatagactcttaaaaaaacaaaactttctaatgtttcttttcatttctaccAATTACGATATCCAATCATTCCATACCACATCATTGTAATGTGttcgtaatttaaaaaaaatatatatctctacaaaatgaaaacaatcaCAAACAGCTAGAAAAATCCACAACGGTTGTTTTTACACGATCGCTACGAAGTTTAGCCGCGAAATTCCGCGtttcataaatataaagaaCTCGTGTTACGTCAATTTAAAAATCGATTATCATTGACAGAAGATCGTTTTCCCGTGACGTGGGTGCGTTAATGGGATACGTGTCGCTAACCGAGAAACAATAGTACCGGCGTCCGTCCTCGTCGGTCCCAGCGCCGCCAGGAATCGGTTCCTCTTTTCATAGCTATCCTTCGACAGAGAGAAGACTCTTCCTCTCTGTTAGTGTGCGCTTCACCCTCACCGATGACAGTTTGTCCGAGCTCTCCGACAACTTTTACTTGCAGTGGTAAATTTGCATCGGTTCCCAACGCTTCCAAGTGAAATGCACTGAACGAATGTTTCCTAACGTATACGCCATACtcttaattcaattaaacctTTTTTCTACCGTGATCgacagtgttaaaatatttccttgaaACACAAATGGGTGTGTGGGTTCACGTGAGTGATTTAGAAACTTCGACGGTTTTCTTCCCCGTTTTCCCTGGATGGACTTTCAGTCTTAGACTGTGAATCCCTTTAGTGCTAATTGTTTCGTGAAGATCATTTGTCGGGAAAACCAGTGTGACACTGAAGATATTGTGAAAAATGAATGCCGAGGAGGTCAAAGTTGGCTGCTTCCAAACGGTGATCGTGCTACTTTTGGCTGTTAACTATGTCATTGTCGCTATGAGCCACGCGTTACCGGTTTTTCATAATTACACGCCGAAGTTCTATTGTCAGGTGAGCTTCCTAAGCCCAAATTGTTACTATTTGATAAGAAACActattttcatcttttcattaaaaatgtgtATAATAATCTTAGATTATTTCATGTTATGAACAAAATGAAAcgcgattatttttattttcttttcttttcgagtTAATGTTGTGAATATTGATATACTTAAAACActattttcacattttatatgtatgtactttatttatatgCATGTTCTTTATATCCTTTGGATGTTTACacacttaattaataatttttccaatatagtattagtttatttattttattacgttcCTTGCAACGATGTATTCAATGGAAGTTATCGAATTAGTCACCATTTTTAAGAAGTGTAAttgctatatattttttatttttgtaaaatatctttgtcaGCTAGATTAGATAAAAAATTGGAGACCGATTTTGCTATTTCAGGTAAGAAATGGAACGAAACGAGCATATGGGTGCCAAGAATTGGCCAACGTGACTCTAGCAGGCAATGAGACTTCCGGTTTCGAAGATTTTTCCGATTCGGATCTATGTTTCGGCGATTATCAATTCGCTACTGAGTTTGGAGAAAACAGCGTGGTAACAGAGTGGGGTTTAATTTGTGAAAAGCGATATTTGACATTTCTTGGGCCCACGGTTTATTATGTGGGAGTTTTGATGGGTGCCTGGATCGCAGGTCTTTTGGGTGATCGTATCGGCAGACTACCCGTTCAAGCCATTTGTCTTTACACTCAGGGGACCATGGCTGTTGCACTATATGTTGTACAGGTACAAAAATcttcacaattttttaaattaagaacACCATGAATATACAAACTAATGTTAACCCATTGTCGGCGAGAACTTCTCAAATCTTTAAAAACTCTGtccataaaaaattgaattatgtattgcaatcttaaatattagaaacataCCACGTATCTCTCTTCATTATTtgaagaattatattatttacttgaAACTTCCAATTTTAGATATGAAATCTCGAAATCGTCATTACGACGACATtcaaccgcaaagggttaaaataaatgaaaaaattaaatagtcaAACTACCACTTATTATATTAATGAGTTAATTTATTGGTgtctcattaatttattaacatatttatagaaatatttgcaaTAGGCATTTCTTCTTGTTACTTTTGCTGTCTGTA
This is a stretch of genomic DNA from Nomia melanderi isolate GNS246 chromosome 1, iyNomMela1, whole genome shotgun sequence. It encodes these proteins:
- the LOC116428548 gene encoding uncharacterized protein LOC116428548, coding for MAGVTTFVRTIEKYPCLYDNTSSEYARKDITENAWSDVANKMNWSVADCKEKWKNIRNGFVRSLKPAQSGSTTRKRKRYYLHDIMQFVLPYVKPVAHIQDFDNFPPPQTILAPTIPSPSISPTDMYQETKQEQAETEDIIQNLLSQTQDTTLQNSRKCQTKRKTLPADIDKSFINYVQKNHPFNDSLRDDPRRMFLLSLLPDIAKFSDIEMREFKMKVLMLINEISTRSEHEHLTPTSTKYLNNFSSSPSSHIPPTSPLTNCTSISDLNSTT